The following proteins come from a genomic window of Montipora capricornis isolate CH-2021 chromosome 9, ASM3666992v2, whole genome shotgun sequence:
- the LOC138014917 gene encoding tolloid-like protein 2 isoform X1 — protein sequence MISSLFFIAFFFLLAQSVESTPCDTTLNGSASGIISSLNFPGIVGASSTCTWTISVPSGRIKVTFHNFSLETNEKTNCVSAQGARLTITNVASDDGRNPFQLCGQTIPHPVYSIGREITMTLQTASNEVAGFNASYETITDETLCPSTGSLTDVSGEITSPFYPRNYPSRQNCAWNIQARKGQHVKLNVTEMDIQQCGQGDACTCDYLEVQDAFDGATRLASGRTCSSQGFKQLTYYSIHETLNVRFFSDLDPAKRQKGFKAIYSILSSKPPDCPSFPIPLSGEGAGSISSPSYPDNYIPEKNCYWLINATAGNSVKVTIIDFAMGNCVDCSSDICSRVEFYDGPSSDSRSLGRFCTGSPRTATVSSGTQMFVHFYSGFSRDRGFKAEYMETVPPTAGGNLESASTATKQPSTGAAVASTTSLLVLLSSSAATFLWN from the exons ATGATTTCTTCGTtatttttcattgcttttt TTTTCCTTCTTGCACAGTCAGTGGAATCTACTC CTTGTGACACGACCCTTAATGGATCAGCAAGTGGAATTATATCAAGTCTGAACTTTCCAGGGATAGTTGGTGCATCATCTACCTGTACATGGACTATCAGTGTTCCCAGTGGACGCATCAAAGTGACCTTTCACAATTTTAGTTTAGAGACGAACGAAAAGACCAACTGTGTTAGCGCACAAGGTGCTCGTTTAACAATCACAAATGTGGCCTCAGATGATGGAAGAAACCCATTCCAGCTCTGTGGCCAGACAATCCCTCATCCCGTTTATTCAATTGGGCGTGAAATTACCATGACACTTCAAACTGCAAGCAACGAGGTCGCAGGATTTAATGCTTCTTATGAAACCATCACTGATGAAACGT TATGTCCAAGTACAGGATCACTGACTGATGTGTCTGGTGAGATTACCAGTCCATTCTATCCCAGGAATTATCCCAGTAGGCAGAATTGTGCATGGAACATACAAGCAAGGAAAGGTCAACACGTCAAGTTAAATGTAACAGAAATGGACATTCAACAATGTGGACAGGGAGATGCTTGTACGTGTGATTATTTGGAAGTCCAGGATGCCTTTGATGGTGCTACTAGACTTGCTAGTGGAAGGACATGTTCCAGCCAGGGGTTTAAACAACTGACATATTATTCTATTCATGAGACCCTTAATGTGCGTTTCTTTAGTGATCTTGATCCTGCCAAGCGACAGAAGGGATTTAAAGCTATTTACAGCATACTGAGCTCCAAACCTCCAG ATTGTCCTTCTTTTCCCATTCCTTTATCCGGTGAAGGTGCGGGTAGCATCAGCAGTCCCAGTTATCCAGATAACTATATTCCAGAAAAGAACTGTTACTGGCTCATTAATGCAACAGCTGGCAACAGTGTCAAGGTTACCATCATCGATTTTGCCATGGGTAACTGTGTGGACTGCAGTTCTGATATTTGCAGCCGTGTGGAATTTTACGACGGTCCAAGCAGTGACTCTCGATCTTTGGGAAGGTTTTGCACTGGCTCGCCGAGAACAGCTACAGTTTCAAGCGGAACCCAGAtgtttgttcatttttactCCGGTTTTTCTAGGGATCGTGGTTTTAAAGCTGAATATATGGAGACTGTCCCTCCCACAGCTG GAGGAAATCTTGAGTCAGCTTCAACAGCCACAAAGCAACCAAGCACTG GTGCTGCTGTGGCTTCTACGACATCGTTGTTGGTGTTACTTTCATCCTCTGCCGCTACGTTTCTGTGGAACTGA
- the LOC138014917 gene encoding tolloid-like protein 2 isoform X2 encodes MISSLFFIAFFFLLAQSVESTPCDTTLNGSASGIISSLNFPGIVGASSTCTWTISVPSGRIKVTFHNFSLETNEKTNCVSAQGARLTITNVASDDGRNPFQLCGQTIPHPVYSIGREITMTLQTASNEVAGFNASYETITDETLCPSTGSLTDVSGEITSPFYPRNYPSRQNCAWNIQARKGQHVKLNVTEMDIQQCGQGDACTCDYLEVQDAFDGATRLASGRTCSSQGFKQLTYYSIHETLNVRFFSDLDPAKRQKGFKAIYSILSSKPPDCPSFPIPLSGEGAGSISSPSYPDNYIPEKNCYWLINATAGNSVKVTIIDFAMGNCVDCSSDICSRVEFYDGPSSDSRSLGRFCTGSPRTATVSSGTQMFVHFYSGFSRDRGFKAEYMETVPPTAGAAVASTTSLLVLLSSSAATFLWN; translated from the exons ATGATTTCTTCGTtatttttcattgcttttt TTTTCCTTCTTGCACAGTCAGTGGAATCTACTC CTTGTGACACGACCCTTAATGGATCAGCAAGTGGAATTATATCAAGTCTGAACTTTCCAGGGATAGTTGGTGCATCATCTACCTGTACATGGACTATCAGTGTTCCCAGTGGACGCATCAAAGTGACCTTTCACAATTTTAGTTTAGAGACGAACGAAAAGACCAACTGTGTTAGCGCACAAGGTGCTCGTTTAACAATCACAAATGTGGCCTCAGATGATGGAAGAAACCCATTCCAGCTCTGTGGCCAGACAATCCCTCATCCCGTTTATTCAATTGGGCGTGAAATTACCATGACACTTCAAACTGCAAGCAACGAGGTCGCAGGATTTAATGCTTCTTATGAAACCATCACTGATGAAACGT TATGTCCAAGTACAGGATCACTGACTGATGTGTCTGGTGAGATTACCAGTCCATTCTATCCCAGGAATTATCCCAGTAGGCAGAATTGTGCATGGAACATACAAGCAAGGAAAGGTCAACACGTCAAGTTAAATGTAACAGAAATGGACATTCAACAATGTGGACAGGGAGATGCTTGTACGTGTGATTATTTGGAAGTCCAGGATGCCTTTGATGGTGCTACTAGACTTGCTAGTGGAAGGACATGTTCCAGCCAGGGGTTTAAACAACTGACATATTATTCTATTCATGAGACCCTTAATGTGCGTTTCTTTAGTGATCTTGATCCTGCCAAGCGACAGAAGGGATTTAAAGCTATTTACAGCATACTGAGCTCCAAACCTCCAG ATTGTCCTTCTTTTCCCATTCCTTTATCCGGTGAAGGTGCGGGTAGCATCAGCAGTCCCAGTTATCCAGATAACTATATTCCAGAAAAGAACTGTTACTGGCTCATTAATGCAACAGCTGGCAACAGTGTCAAGGTTACCATCATCGATTTTGCCATGGGTAACTGTGTGGACTGCAGTTCTGATATTTGCAGCCGTGTGGAATTTTACGACGGTCCAAGCAGTGACTCTCGATCTTTGGGAAGGTTTTGCACTGGCTCGCCGAGAACAGCTACAGTTTCAAGCGGAACCCAGAtgtttgttcatttttactCCGGTTTTTCTAGGGATCGTGGTTTTAAAGCTGAATATATGGAGACTGTCCCTCCCACAGCTG GTGCTGCTGTGGCTTCTACGACATCGTTGTTGGTGTTACTTTCATCCTCTGCCGCTACGTTTCTGTGGAACTGA